A stretch of Chionomys nivalis chromosome 2, mChiNiv1.1, whole genome shotgun sequence DNA encodes these proteins:
- the Vasp gene encoding vasodilator-stimulated phosphoprotein isoform X1 translates to MSETVICSSRATVMLYDDGNKRWLPAGPGPQAFSRVQIYHNPTANSFRVVGRKLQPDQQVVINCAIIRGVKYNQATPIFHQWRDARQVWGLNFGSKEDAAQFAAGMASALEALEGGGPPPAPAPPAWSAQNGPSPEEVEQQKRQPEHMERRVSNAGAPPTPQAGGPPPPPGPPPPPGPPPPPGLPPSGVSAAGHGAGGAPPPAPPLPTAQGPSGGGSGATGLAAAIAGAKLRKVSKQEEASGGPLAPKAESSRSTGGLMEEMNAMLARRRKATQVGEKPPKDESASEEPEARVPAQSEPVRRPWEKNSTTLPRMKSSSSVTTSEAHPPAPSSSDDSDLERVKQELLEEVRKELQKMKEEIIEAFIQELRKRGSP, encoded by the exons CGAAACGGTCATCTGTTCCAGCCGGGCCACTGTGATGCTTTATGATGATGGCAATAAGCGATGGCTCCCTGCTGGCCCTGGTCCCCAGGCCTTCAGCCGCGTCCAGATCTACCACAACCCCACTGCAAACTCCTTTCGAGTTGTTGGCCGCAAGCTGCAGCCAGACCAGCAG GTGGTTATCAACTGTGCCATCATCCGGGGTGTCAAGTACAATCAGGCCACTCCCATCTTCCATCAGTGGCGCGATGCCCGCCAGGTCTGGGGCCTCAACTTTGGCAGCAAGGAGGATGCAGCACAGTTTGCAGCCGGCATGGCCAGTGCCCTAGAGGCCTTGGAAG GAGGTGGGCCTCCCCCGGCCCCAGCACCCCCTGCCTGGTCTGCGCAGAATGGCCCTTCCCCAGAGGAGGTGGAACAACAGAAAAG GCAGCCTGAGCACATGGAGCGCCGGGTCTCCAATGCAG GAGCCCCACCTACTCCTCAAGCTGGGGGTCCCCCTCCACCTCCAGGACCTCCCCCGCCTCCGGGTCCCCCTCCACCCCCGGGTCTGCCCCCCTCAGGGGTATCTGCTGCAGGTCATGGAGCAGGGGGAGCCCCACCCCCTGCACCCCCACTCCCTACAGCTCAGGGCCCCAGTGGTGGGGGTTCCGGAGCCACGGGCCTAGCTGCTGCCATTGCTGGAGCCAAACTCAGGAAAGTAAGCAAG CAGGAGGAGGCCTCTGGGGGGCCCTTGGCCCCCAAAGCTGAGAGTAGTCGAAGCACTGGTGGGCTCATGGAAGAGATGAACGCCATGCTGGCCCGGAG AAGGAAAGCCACACAGGTTGGGGAGAAGCCCCCCAAAGACGAGTCGGCTAGT GAGGAGCCAGAGGCCCGGGTCCCCGCCCAGAGTG AACCTGTGCGCCGACCCTGGGAGAAGAACAGCACAACCCTGCCAAG GATGAAGTCTTCCTCTTCTGTGACTACCTCCGAGGCCCACCCCCCTGCCCCCAGCTCCAGTGATGACTCTGATTTGGAGAGAGTGAAGCAG gaGCTTCTGGAAGAGGTGCGGAAGGAGCTgcagaaaatgaaagaggaaataaTCGAAG cCTTTATCCAGGAGCTGAGGAAGCGGGGTTCTCCTTGA
- the Vasp gene encoding vasodilator-stimulated phosphoprotein isoform X2 produces MSETVICSSRATVMLYDDGNKRWLPAGPGPQAFSRVQIYHNPTANSFRVVGRKLQPDQQVVINCAIIRGVKYNQATPIFHQWRDARQVWGLNFGSKEDAAQFAAGMASALEALEGGGPPPAPAPPAWSAQNGPSPEEVEQQKRQPEHMERRVSNAGAPPTPQAGGPPPPPGPPPPPGPPPPPGLPPSGVSAAGHGAGGAPPPAPPLPTAQGPSGGGSGATGLAAAIAGAKLRKVSKQEEASGGPLAPKAESSRSTGGLMEEMNAMLARRRKATQVGEKPPKDESASQEEPEARVPAQSEPVRRPWEKNSTTLPRMKSSSSVTTSEAHPPAPSSSDDSDLERVKQELLEEVRKELQKMKEEIIEAFIQELRKRGSP; encoded by the exons CGAAACGGTCATCTGTTCCAGCCGGGCCACTGTGATGCTTTATGATGATGGCAATAAGCGATGGCTCCCTGCTGGCCCTGGTCCCCAGGCCTTCAGCCGCGTCCAGATCTACCACAACCCCACTGCAAACTCCTTTCGAGTTGTTGGCCGCAAGCTGCAGCCAGACCAGCAG GTGGTTATCAACTGTGCCATCATCCGGGGTGTCAAGTACAATCAGGCCACTCCCATCTTCCATCAGTGGCGCGATGCCCGCCAGGTCTGGGGCCTCAACTTTGGCAGCAAGGAGGATGCAGCACAGTTTGCAGCCGGCATGGCCAGTGCCCTAGAGGCCTTGGAAG GAGGTGGGCCTCCCCCGGCCCCAGCACCCCCTGCCTGGTCTGCGCAGAATGGCCCTTCCCCAGAGGAGGTGGAACAACAGAAAAG GCAGCCTGAGCACATGGAGCGCCGGGTCTCCAATGCAG GAGCCCCACCTACTCCTCAAGCTGGGGGTCCCCCTCCACCTCCAGGACCTCCCCCGCCTCCGGGTCCCCCTCCACCCCCGGGTCTGCCCCCCTCAGGGGTATCTGCTGCAGGTCATGGAGCAGGGGGAGCCCCACCCCCTGCACCCCCACTCCCTACAGCTCAGGGCCCCAGTGGTGGGGGTTCCGGAGCCACGGGCCTAGCTGCTGCCATTGCTGGAGCCAAACTCAGGAAAGTAAGCAAG CAGGAGGAGGCCTCTGGGGGGCCCTTGGCCCCCAAAGCTGAGAGTAGTCGAAGCACTGGTGGGCTCATGGAAGAGATGAACGCCATGCTGGCCCGGAG AAGGAAAGCCACACAGGTTGGGGAGAAGCCCCCCAAAGACGAGTCGGCTAGT CAGGAGGAGCCAGAGGCCCGGGTCCCCGCCCAGAGTG AACCTGTGCGCCGACCCTGGGAGAAGAACAGCACAACCCTGCCAAG GATGAAGTCTTCCTCTTCTGTGACTACCTCCGAGGCCCACCCCCCTGCCCCCAGCTCCAGTGATGACTCTGATTTGGAGAGAGTGAAGCAG gaGCTTCTGGAAGAGGTGCGGAAGGAGCTgcagaaaatgaaagaggaaataaTCGAAG cCTTTATCCAGGAGCTGAGGAAGCGGGGTTCTCCTTGA
- the LOC130870384 gene encoding optic atrophy 3 protein-like, with translation MRTKMRIMGFHAEAIKPLNEAAAAELGANLLGEAIIFACAGSCLLLEFWRQQSLKHRKEVERVASLRSLRADVDRLEQALDELQVQVQAAVSRSALEELRAELRAELQEFRTQICEERQEPEPQPSEGPE, from the coding sequence ATGCGGACCAAGATGCGCATCATGGGCTTCCACGCTGAGGCTATCAAGCCGTTGAACGAGGCAGCAGCAGCCGAGCTGGGCGCGAATCTGTTGGGCGAGGCCATCATCTTCGCCTGCGCGGGCAGCTGCCTACTGCTGGAGTTCTGGCGCCAGCAGTCACTGAAGCACCGCAAGGAAGTGGAGCGCGTGGCCTCGCTGCGGTCCCTGAGGGCAGACGTGGACCGCCTGGAGCAGGCACTGGATGAGCTACAAGTGCAGGTGCAGGCGGCAGTGTCGAGGAGCGCGCTggaggagctgcgggctgagCTGCGGGCGGAGCTGCAGGAATTCAGAACCCAGATCTGCGAGGAGCGCCAGGAACCTGAGCCCCAGCCCTCTGAGGGCCCAGAGTAG